The following coding sequences are from one Shewanella eurypsychrophilus window:
- a CDS encoding NnrS family protein yields the protein MLNIDDPAETEKTPAIWRLAFRPFFLGGAILAALYIPLWLVTWFMPQYSLFQSEFWSKVVPLWWHPHEMLFGFAMAIVAGFLLTAVKNWTNQDGMSGKSLAFTFFCWLTARVLLLLPFDIPLLLPALFDSLFLGLTALKLWTSIYKVKQWNNIGFPIMIALAMCINLLSYYALSERDFILSNHIWQAMIWWMALLITIVGGRVIPFFTAIRIKQDKPAPIIWLERALVAVMLLLVIQAITQFVPSTVEQGLLVVAGVLHLVRWGRWNPHKTLKEPMLWSLHIGYLLLPVTLLALAWNIDNLMAYRNLLHMFAIGTMGGICLSMISRVSLGHTGRNIYAGPKMSLAFASIALAAITRALMPIVMPEYYQTWLWLSGGLWFIAFGMFVLHYIPVLSRPRVDGRPG from the coding sequence ATGCTTAATATTGATGACCCAGCAGAGACTGAAAAAACACCAGCTATATGGCGATTGGCTTTCAGGCCCTTCTTTTTAGGGGGCGCTATATTGGCGGCTCTGTATATCCCCCTCTGGCTAGTGACTTGGTTTATGCCTCAGTATAGCCTGTTCCAGAGTGAGTTTTGGAGTAAGGTTGTGCCGCTTTGGTGGCATCCTCATGAGATGTTATTTGGCTTCGCCATGGCAATTGTCGCTGGTTTCTTACTCACAGCAGTCAAGAACTGGACCAATCAAGACGGCATGTCAGGGAAAAGTCTAGCGTTCACCTTCTTCTGTTGGCTTACGGCTCGAGTGTTACTGCTACTGCCTTTCGATATCCCATTATTACTACCGGCACTATTCGACTCGCTCTTCTTAGGGTTAACCGCACTAAAGCTGTGGACTAGCATCTATAAAGTGAAACAGTGGAATAATATCGGCTTTCCAATCATGATAGCGTTAGCTATGTGTATCAATTTACTGAGTTATTATGCCCTGAGCGAACGTGATTTTATACTTTCAAATCACATTTGGCAGGCGATGATCTGGTGGATGGCATTGCTGATCACTATTGTCGGTGGTCGGGTTATTCCTTTCTTTACCGCGATACGCATTAAACAAGATAAGCCTGCGCCCATTATCTGGCTAGAGCGTGCCTTGGTCGCGGTGATGTTACTGCTGGTGATCCAAGCGATAACTCAGTTTGTTCCATCGACTGTTGAGCAAGGGCTATTGGTGGTTGCCGGTGTATTGCATCTTGTCAGGTGGGGTCGTTGGAATCCGCATAAGACTCTAAAAGAGCCCATGCTTTGGTCGTTACACATTGGCTACCTGTTATTGCCTGTCACCTTGCTGGCATTAGCCTGGAATATTGATAATCTGATGGCTTATCGTAATTTGTTGCATATGTTCGCCATTGGCACCATGGGTGGCATATGTCTCTCTATGATCTCCCGAGTATCTTTGGGTCATACAGGGCGTAACATCTATGCAGGGCCTAAGATGTCATTAGCCTTTGCGAGCATTGCTTTAGCTGCGATAACCAGAGCCTTAATGCCGATAGTTATGCCTGAGTATTATCAGACCTGGCTGTGGCTCTCCGGCGGTCTTTGGTTTATCGCTTTTGGCATGTTTGTATTGCATTACATACCCGTCCTGTCTCGTCCTCGTGTTGATGGAAGACCGGGTTAA